TTTAAATTTTGAGGAGAAATgcgataaaaatgataaattgcaCATATTAGAGTAATCCTTCAAACCTTATGGCAGCACCTTAGAAAAATACTCGTAATTTTGTTCAGTATTATAATcgttattttttatgctttgaatcttggtttttttttttaattccaggtatatattttttgaaccgatatagaattaaaaaatgttacctATATGTATCAAAATTATTCGCCCGGAATTGTAATCAattcaaagtttttcaaatcCTCTCAAAATTCCTGCCAAAATTCCCAAAACTAGAGATCGTATACGAACATGTATCGATAGAATATGTGACTATAACGATGGGCAAGTGATAACGTTCAAATTCGTCACACCAACTATACCTGCTGATAAGGAAACGAGCAGGTTGATTTCTGGCTCGACATTGGCACCCCGAGCTGCAACGCGTCAGTCAATCGGAAGGCCTGGTGGAAGGCAAGGCAATAAATTGGTACCTCCCGGAGAGGTTACCGACGTGTACGATTCGCGCGAATGTCTTTAAGTACTGTATACCAAAGACCAGGGTTCTGGTTATCGATTTTTGAATAAGTTTTGGAAAGTTGATGTACTAGTGCTCTtaaaggaaaaacaaaaaaaaaacgacgttgagttaaaaataacctttttttatACGCCAGAGTCCAAAGAGTCTAAAGTAGCCTTTATGTGCCAAGGTGTGATATCTGCAAATGTTGACGAAGCAAATAGAAATAATTGCTATCTAAATAGCACGTGCTTCCCAATAGACTACATCCGGAGTCTATTACGGAAAAGAATCGACGAACAGATGAACTGAACTATGGCTCTTGACAAAAAagtaaatgttgaaaatgtacAACCCTAATTATTCATTCATAAATTGAAGTGTACCCAATTATTGGGTTATAACCGGTTTTTccatttcgtttcgtttcggtttttccatttcaatattttacaacTCACCACTGTGAAAGACTACAAATATTTGGATTGtgatttcctttaaaaaaaacatttaggtTTCGTTAAATAATCGCTTGTGCTAGATTACGTGAGATTGGATTAGATTACTCTATTGCAGAGCtagattttcatactttttatgtagattttttaaaaactgtatTGTCCATGTATTGTGGGGGCCcaacttcaaatacttttttcttaGCTTGCTGttattgcatatgggacatttatgctaaAATTTGCagtgtagtcccgattcgccccagttaaCGGTATTTATAGtagttcaccaaaaaaaatcgtttcaaaACTGAAATTATCTAACTTTGAAATGATTTACGTTAAAaccctgtaaaaaaaatcgagccgAATCGGTTCGAGCTACGTTGGCTCATTTTTTCTCACTGGGAAGTCAACGTCACAATACACGTTAAATCTTCAAAACGAATGTGTCCAAGTTTAAGAAAAGCTTCTGTTAATTAAAACTATTGATTGTCAAGCTATTTGCGGATTGTGCTTACAGTAATACAGAAAAGTGACGCGAAAAACGAACAAACgaaccaaacaaaaaacacgAACTGGAAACGAGACCACTCCCGATACGTGTGATCGACAGCGGACAACGTTTTTAATCAACGCAGTGAATCAGTGCAATCATAACCAGCAAATTCAGAGGAAGGAAAACAAATAAGAAGCCAACATGCAACACCTAtcgattttgacagctggatggAGCTACATTCCGACCGGTTTGATGTTTGGCTACCTGCTGATGTTGCCGATTCCGGATAATGCAACCTTCGTCGGCATTTACCGGGAGACCATGTTTTGGCCTTTCATTGTTGCCATTATCACGCTCATCATTTCGGTAGCGCTCACAAACGGCCTGAAGCTGAACTATCGCAAGTGTCAGTTTGTGCACCTATACATCCAGTTGGTTGGCCAGTTGTTCTATGTGGGCGCcgggttgatttttttgcttgtcAAAGGTGAGTTTTAACAGGTTTTAACTAAAGGGGCACATTATAATGAGACTGTTAaatattaacactggaacgcccaacgcatgtccaacttacacggacgcccaagcctcccaaaaaaggtggaacggtaacttcaattcgctggttctcgagcattacttaaccaatcaagataattcttctttccagtgatttgttaggatgtctagatgattctagaactttgcagaacttaatttgatcaagtctgtaatttttgcgaacaaaaacatcgttccaactttttcaaaaagactgcctccgcggaatttttggcgaatttttttttgcacgccaaaaaaaaagttggaacgatgtttttgatcgcaaaaattacagacttgatcaaattaagttctgcaaagttctagaatcatctagacatcctaacaaatcactggaaagaagaattatcTCGATTGGTTGAGTTGCGCCCGAGAACcaatgagttgaagttaccgttccaacttttttggagccttgggcgttggaatgttaatgaaCAGATGATCAATCTTTAATAAACGTTTAGCGACATGacaaatgagctacactcaacccccgagcgtttgacaccaactgttgtcaaacgaacggggttactttttagtttgacatcccttttacacggagttcacacacactatcaaacgtttgttttgatagtgtgcgtgagcgccgtgtaaaaagtgacagttcgtcactttttagtttgactttgacaaaCCAACCAAGGAAATGATGGAACGAGAAgaatcacaaatccgcataAATGGTTTCAGGTgtaaggctagtatggagatcggaaggaaaggggtcaagaaacagctttacgaacagcagaacaaaggagagggagcgttttcttggggcttttcttcaccctctttggcttgctttcgctgccgctgctgcccatttgaaatttttcttgaccgattccttccgaagtgcacaCATCgctgtaaaccgaaaacgcgatcaaaaattaaagtggacgAATAAGGTTCCcaactgcttatttaattgtcggtgtacaggacgctgcactgttttatcattttctggcgtacatttaattttgaagctCAAAATCAGTtattgatcccaaaaataaaattattttacatttttttttatttgtgttcaCCTACGTcaaagaccaagattgtttactttttactctttagtctgacagtcttggtctaaCAGACATTGCAGATATCTGTCTGTTGTGATGTTTACAATGGTGCCTCGGAAGGTTCTACTAAAAATTGCACGCATGGATATGTACTCTCGGATTTAATCtctcaattaaaattaaaatggaaaTTAAACAAGCCAATTTGGTCCTGAAATTAAGCCTAAATTAGGGATATTATTCTTCACAACAATAAagctattttttctgaacacaACGACCGCAtaagatttaaaatggatttttttttaaattcagtttcaATTCAGCCCTTtgtgacagaaaaggtcctatttGACAGTTCTTGCCAAGGGAATCATAGTTGATCCATAGTAAAACGTTGTCttgtcaatacatttttttgcattaaaaattaaaaaaaagtgatcagaaatggtttttaatcatgtGTTTTACCgctatacataaaaatttatatagggctttaggaccctattcaaGTTAAATGACTAATGGGCTATccacaatcacttagcttagaataatTAGGTTATTATAAaatcctaagctaagtgaaattgtctatgctaagtgattgtagatagcccgtaaagcttttttaaaataaatgaaaataaattgttcgctctatacagcattgccttggcgttctcgattgcgatattcctactcgaaactaggtgtccgaaggcttgattgttgagacaattgcaaacctcttttacaccatagcttccatccaccccgggattcgaactcgtcgccgtcgtgctaacttgtcgtacgtgcattttgggccaaattgagttaagaacgccattttgtgcagctcacaatgcctcatcttttgaccttcacagatccccaaaattcgattacaatcctgagatattcaatgaaaaccaaaaaagctccgaaaatttttgtcactctacatataaaagaagtttcaatcctgtcgtgctatcttgtcactccctgaaaattgatataagtgctacaaagggcaaagggatttcaggtcagaatgcgtttgacgcatgtacaagttagactaccataaacatttttaattattactcgggactccagcaaccaacttcaactaaacttcgggacaatgcacagaatggtcagtcaaacaaaacgtgtttgttattgtttacattgcgtgctttcgtttttgtttattcaaggtcaaacattaaaacgcgtttttctcggaacgtcaaaatggcgggtgcgacatgatagcacgacgacgtcaaactgacgaccttttgattgtgagtccagctgcctaccagcgactccaccgagacaggacccagggagacgactcctacacctggactgaccGGGCCAACAtgtacttccccgtccgacggaaagcgtgatcagacaaatttcgtctcgaaaaatgccaccgggaccttctgggatcgaacccaggccgactgtgTGAGAGgaaaccacgcttacccctacaccacgtgTTCCGgcacttttgaaaacattttaaatcatcACACtcacccagtcacgacgttctagcagaattctcacagagctggaaattcttacagcattctagcagaaatgcttcaccgttctagcaggattttgGCAGAACCAACTCTGATAGAATATTTCGTtacctgattaaaaaaaaagacgcTGCAGAACTAGCTGCAGaataacataattaaaaaataattttataagacGTTCGCAAATCGGATTTTAAATCAATCCTTACCTATACTTTTTGAAACATCAAGCGAAAAAATTCAAACCGAACCACTCGAGTGTTATCTTATCGTCGTTTATATGGCAATGGCAATGGCTAGGGCAATGAAAATGCCCTAAACAGATCTGGGAGTCATAAAATTCACCAACGAAATGTTTACCTATACAGTGACTAATGTCCACCTGATTCAACGATATAAAGCCACATAAAATAAACAATCGATTTTATTCGGAGTTCCGTTGCGCCTTCGATGGATtggaagtaccgtaaactggggtgactttgatagcccagggtgactttgataggtttttaaaatgcccgtcaaattaataactaaacatttttgtgaattttgagtatgtaagcattaagggatagcttattatcgaacatatatgcaaaaatgtgacggttacattggatgtatcaaaattagtggccaaattaaatttctatcaatgtcaccccgggctatcaaagtcaccccagtttacggtactcatTTAAGTGTaatcccactgagaattttggctcgagcctcgagtcgatctggctcgagatcgagcctgaatcgagtcgaggctcgagccaaaattctcagtgggataGGGCAATATTGTTGagtttaattgggtcctaaaatagaTTAGAGATTTCTAAATTCAAacgactttgaaaaaaaaaactttgcgttGTTAGCAAAAtaactgagtgcttctagcaaaTGCAGCGAGTGTAGCTGATATAGGtaatctgaaattcttaaaactttaaaattcaatatctcttaaacgaaacatattcctttctgtcgataagtgattcttatgccacagcaaaaaatccgaaaaaatggtaaaatcgcatgcaaaagcatgcacatcaccgtCGTCGAAATAAACACTTactattacacgctgcatgtacaatttttgcaaacacaaaaaaaaaagttgcaactgacgggattcaaacccagcaccaacagtaaggactggcgcctcagcccactcggccatcagaccgatgaaaagctgtaaagataaacgcatatatgagcgtgacatttcggtcaagtaggtttcccatactgattggctacatatttcatggtgtaaaatcacataaaattacataaaataatgcaatatgaatatttattttacacccaggtcttttacacgcagctggattactactttttaagCCGTGTGTAAAtttggccggggaatacgatggtgaggtcaaatttaaaaaataaatggggctgttttgagatacggccatttaaagttttcaatagcgcaatacaggtagaaaaatgttgaaatttaaattttaatcacgaaattggattctacgtccaatttccttcaaaattgagtccacaaaccacgtataaaaatggagggggtggtccgatttggatgaaattcgggatttttgcatgttttgatagtctcaacagctctgccaaatttgagcagaatcggagatggtaattttcaaaatctgttccacttcagatggaatgacccatattgtgattattttttcatttcaatttactatttctgggcCCTGAgccccaaaagtgaaagacacAATCTACCACCACAATTTTCAAGCTTACctcatgttaattttttttcttccatcCTTTTGCAGATGTGATTCCGGCCATCTACCTGGGTGCTTGCGGGTTTGGGCTAACCATTATTCCGGGACTGAGCTACATTCACATCCGAGCTCCTGGCCGCTGGCGGTCCATCTACATGGCACTGTGCTACTTCTGGTTTCtgaccggagtggccggagctgCAACAATGTACCTGATTGATGTTGCCATCTGGACGGGCAACTCCACGATCAATGAGACTGTTCACACTAACTTTTCCACGTGTCTGTTGGCGGGAAGCTGCTTTGTCATAGTTTTGCTGGCCATCAACGAGATGTTGCAACGCGAAGGAATTGTGGACTATAAAAAGCCGTTGGATTTTGATACAGATATTGCGCATGAAAGCGGCAAATTGTTGACCCACAGAGAACCGAGAAATTTGTTCAATAACTTCACCTCGCCGAATCCGGCCACGCTGACGAATGGGGGAGCCGCTAAGCAATGGAACTCTTCGACAGAACAAATTATTATGGACACGGGCCATGCAGGAAAGAACTTCCACACTTTGTGGGTTTTCTATatgattttcacaaaactgcaAGGATTTATTGCATTCTACTGGGTATTTGTAGTGTTAGGGATTCAGTTTAGTCCTATCGTGTTTGAAAATACAACAACCGCATATTCAATATTCTGGTTCATGGTAGTGGGATCGTTGATCGgagttttttcaatgtttttcgtAAACAACAAAATTCTTTTTATAGTGGCCTCAATTGGTCATACGGTTGGACTTATACTGGCTGTGGCTTTCTACTACACAGAAtctgaacttctgaacattGGCATAGCACTGATTGTGTTCTTTACATTTATTGGAGTGACTTTGGTGATACCAGCCATCAATATACTGGAGCTTGCCTCATTGAACTTCAACGAGTTCTTTTTGGCAGTTGGATCCATTCTAGAGTTGATTGGAATATCACTGATTCAGTACTTTGGAGCTACAAATCCTTCATTCTTCTTTGGATTAAATCCAGATACGATGGGTCCGGCGGACAATCATAAAGAAGTTATAGCGGCCCATTTCATAGCAATGATAGTATTGAGCGTCGTTCTGCAAGTGATTGTTTTGTGGCACATGCCAAACACGTTCCAAAAAACACTTGCCGAAATAAACTCTGATCTGGCACGCATGACATCGTATTTCGCATTCCGAAGGACAATGGTTCCAATTACGACACATGCAGCGATGAATCGAGCATTTACCGAGAGCATTGCATCGGAACAACCTGACGTAGAAGAAAAGCAGTTGAGCACACGGAATGGTCATCTTGCCACCCGATTTAATGATAGAAGTGACGAGCATAGTGACCGGAGAAGTCCCTACAATGATTTCTCCGAGAATAGTAGATACATCAGGCAAACAATAGTAGAAAGAGCATATTCGCCCTCACCAGATCGTGATGATCCCTACCTTCAGGAACAACTTCAACGGCAGCACGAGCGTAACTACATAATGTCCAGACAACAACACTACCAACATCACCCAAGAAATTCACCGGAACCTCAACAGTACAACTATCTACCGGAGCGGCAGTCCGAGCATCCGTTCCAACAGCGATACAATCCCGAGTACGACGATCGTCCCCGCAGTAACGCTAGCCAACAACAGAACCGATACACGCAAGGACCTCCTCTACTTTCCCGCCAACAATATTACGAACAGTACAGCCACGATCGCACACCGCCCCCGATCCAGCCCAAACCTCCATCCGTACGACAAACGCCGACCCCTCCCGTTGACTCACAGCCGACTCTGGCTCCGCTTGCGCGACGTCCACAGCAATCCCAAACCGTCAAGTCTGAACCCGGGTACGTGTCCCGACCACGGCTCGAAACGCAGAAAAGTGAGGCGCCAGCCCCACCGCCAATGCCCCCGGCAGACTACCTAACCAAATCGCTGCCCCGGATCAAACCGGACCGACCCTCACGCGAGAGCATCCACCCGGTGCTGATGCTAAACTCAAAGCCGGCCCGGCCCCAAGAAGAGATCATACCCGGGGTCGAGTACGCTCACAATCTACGGCCATCGGAGTTTTTGCGCCAGTCCCGCCAGTTGAGTCAGTATCGCGACTCTACGATGGCCATTTAAAATCCGGATGAAAGTGGTTTTAGGAGTGCTAGAGAATAAGATGTTGCAAAATAAACGAGTAATAACTAGAAGTTTGGTGAACAGTATCTTTTATTCAAGAATATTTCACATTCCACGGccatttttttgggaatttgaagCATCGATGTAGCCCGGTCACGGAaatttctagcagagctggttttgCCAGAATGATTCTAACAGGCCTGCCAGAATTCAGTAAGAATTTTGCCAGAATTTTCTAGCAGAGCGAAATCTGTCGAAATGACGTCATTTTCGCCAAACCGTATTGTGACCACCATCTTGTCACAAAAAACCTCGTGAGCAAcagcaggatttttttttttcttcagtcgAAAAATGTTCATTCATGCTGTTTTGTTGATTTC
This is a stretch of genomic DNA from Culex pipiens pallens isolate TS chromosome 1, TS_CPP_V2, whole genome shotgun sequence. It encodes these proteins:
- the LOC120429206 gene encoding uncharacterized protein LOC120429206 — its product is MQHLSILTAGWSYIPTGLMFGYLLMLPIPDNATFVGIYRETMFWPFIVAIITLIISVALTNGLKLNYRKCQFVHLYIQLVGQLFYVGAGLIFLLVKDVIPAIYLGACGFGLTIIPGLSYIHIRAPGRWRSIYMALCYFWFLTGVAGAATMYLIDVAIWTGNSTINETVHTNFSTCLLAGSCFVIVLLAINEMLQREGIVDYKKPLDFDTDIAHESGKLLTHREPRNLFNNFTSPNPATLTNGGAAKQWNSSTEQIIMDTGHAGKNFHTLWVFYMIFTKLQGFIAFYWVFVVLGIQFSPIVFENTTTAYSIFWFMVVGSLIGVFSMFFVNNKILFIVASIGHTVGLILAVAFYYTESELLNIGIALIVFFTFIGVTLVIPAINILELASLNFNEFFLAVGSILELIGISLIQYFGATNPSFFFGLNPDTMGPADNHKEVIAAHFIAMIVLSVVLQVIVLWHMPNTFQKTLAEINSDLARMTSYFAFRRTMVPITTHAAMNRAFTESIASEQPDVEEKQLSTRNGHLATRFNDRSDEHSDRRSPYNDFSENSRYIRQTIVERAYSPSPDRDDPYLQEQLQRQHERNYIMSRQQHYQHHPRNSPEPQQYNYLPERQSEHPFQQRYNPEYDDRPRSNASQQQNRYTQGPPLLSRQQYYEQYSHDRTPPPIQPKPPSVRQTPTPPVDSQPTLAPLARRPQQSQTVKSEPGYVSRPRLETQKSEAPAPPPMPPADYLTKSLPRIKPDRPSRESIHPVLMLNSKPARPQEEIIPGVEYAHNLRPSEFLRQSRQLSQYRDSTMAI